The Magnolia sinica isolate HGM2019 chromosome 10, MsV1, whole genome shotgun sequence genome includes a window with the following:
- the LOC131257911 gene encoding uncharacterized protein LOC131257911 isoform X1 — protein MGLKSYKALNKYGLPTCEDNLALHSIYAAGNCCCPYCLIRYELTSSFPESEHDSSNQLRDSIDGQKLRETPSVKKIEIADENTTVVKLMVAYEACISSLRKSQASRWVSSLKRISPANSSKEVSIQKLP, from the exons ATGGGGCTGAAGAGCTACAAAGCACTAAACAAATACGG TTTGCCTACTTGTGAAGATAATCTAGCTTTGCACTCCATCTATGCTGCTGGAAATTGCTGCTGCCCCTACTGTTTGATCAGATATG AGCTGACCTCTTCTTTTCCAGAGTCTGAGCACGATAGTTCAAATCAGCTGCGG GACAGCATCGATGGACAAAAGTTGAGAGAAACTCCTTCAgtcaaaaaaattgaaattgcTGATGAAAAT ACAACAGTTGTAAAACTGATGGTAGCTTATGAAGCCTGTATTTCTAGTTTACGAAAATCTCAAGCGTCCCGATGGGTCTCTTCTTTGAAGAGAATTTCTCCTGCAAACTCTAGTAAGGAGGTAAGTATACAAAAGCTTCCCTAA
- the LOC131257911 gene encoding uncharacterized protein LOC131257911 isoform X2 yields the protein MGLKSYKALNKYGLPTCEDNLALHSIYAAGNCCCPYCLIRYELTSSFPESEHDSSNQLRDSIDGQKLRETPSVKKIEIADENTTVVKLMVAYEACISSLRKSQASRWVSSLKRISPANSSKESLPIQ from the exons ATGGGGCTGAAGAGCTACAAAGCACTAAACAAATACGG TTTGCCTACTTGTGAAGATAATCTAGCTTTGCACTCCATCTATGCTGCTGGAAATTGCTGCTGCCCCTACTGTTTGATCAGATATG AGCTGACCTCTTCTTTTCCAGAGTCTGAGCACGATAGTTCAAATCAGCTGCGG GACAGCATCGATGGACAAAAGTTGAGAGAAACTCCTTCAgtcaaaaaaattgaaattgcTGATGAAAAT ACAACAGTTGTAAAACTGATGGTAGCTTATGAAGCCTGTATTTCTAGTTTACGAAAATCTCAAGCGTCCCGATGGGTCTCTTCTTTGAAGAGAATTTCTCCTGCAAACTCTAGTAAGGAG
- the LOC131257911 gene encoding protein-tyrosine sulfotransferase-like isoform X3, with product MFANVVGVQVLSLLEALNSRTNQAVNNRTELTSSFPESEHDSSNQLRDSIDGQKLRETPSVKKIEIADENTTVVKLMVAYEACISSLRKSQASRWVSSLKRISPANSSKEVSIQKLP from the exons ATGTTTGCAAATGTGGTTGGTGTGCAGGTGCTTTCCTTGTTGGAAGCCTTGAATTCTCGTACCAATCAAGCAGTTAACAACAGAACAG AGCTGACCTCTTCTTTTCCAGAGTCTGAGCACGATAGTTCAAATCAGCTGCGG GACAGCATCGATGGACAAAAGTTGAGAGAAACTCCTTCAgtcaaaaaaattgaaattgcTGATGAAAAT ACAACAGTTGTAAAACTGATGGTAGCTTATGAAGCCTGTATTTCTAGTTTACGAAAATCTCAAGCGTCCCGATGGGTCTCTTCTTTGAAGAGAATTTCTCCTGCAAACTCTAGTAAGGAGGTAAGTATACAAAAGCTTCCCTAA